In Wenyingzhuangia fucanilytica, the following are encoded in one genomic region:
- the wecB gene encoding non-hydrolyzing UDP-N-acetylglucosamine 2-epimerase: MEKKNLIIFGTRPEAIKMAPLVKEFLKNNAFETRVCVTAQHREMLDQVLSFFEIVPNYDLDLMKPNQNLYSLTGDIINGLKPILEDFKPDYVYVHGDTTTTMAASIAAFYSGAKVCHVEAGLRTFNKRAPFPEEINRSIAGRVCDYHFAPTITSKNNLIRENIAEKDVLITGNTVIDALQHSVKKVEDLEDKEITFLKETINLSKRIILVTGHRRENHGQGFINICSALKQIAVENPDAEIVYPVHLNPNVQKPVYELLDKVENVRLIAPLSYPAFVWLMNKSYIIITDSGGVQEEAPSLGKPVLVMRDTTERPEAVEAGTVILVGTDTQKIVEEATALLSNKEKYNQMSALHNPYGDGNACKRIVEYIENLG, translated from the coding sequence ATGGAAAAGAAAAACTTAATCATATTTGGAACTAGACCAGAAGCTATAAAAATGGCTCCACTGGTAAAAGAATTTTTAAAAAATAATGCTTTTGAAACAAGAGTGTGTGTAACAGCACAACATCGTGAAATGCTAGATCAAGTATTGTCTTTTTTTGAGATAGTACCTAATTATGATTTAGATTTAATGAAACCCAATCAAAATTTGTATTCTTTAACAGGAGACATTATCAATGGCTTAAAACCAATTTTGGAAGATTTTAAACCCGACTATGTATACGTTCATGGAGATACAACCACTACCATGGCAGCTAGTATTGCAGCTTTTTATTCTGGAGCAAAAGTATGTCATGTAGAGGCAGGCTTAAGAACATTTAACAAGAGAGCCCCTTTTCCAGAAGAAATAAATAGAAGTATTGCAGGACGTGTTTGTGATTATCATTTTGCACCAACAATCACTTCTAAAAACAACTTGATAAGAGAAAATATTGCTGAGAAAGATGTCTTAATTACCGGAAATACAGTTATTGATGCCCTACAGCATAGTGTAAAAAAGGTAGAGGATTTAGAGGATAAAGAAATTACTTTCCTAAAAGAAACTATAAATCTTTCTAAGCGAATAATTTTGGTAACAGGTCATAGACGAGAAAATCATGGACAAGGGTTTATCAATATTTGTTCAGCTCTAAAGCAAATAGCTGTAGAAAATCCAGACGCAGAAATTGTGTATCCAGTACATTTAAATCCAAACGTACAAAAACCAGTATATGAATTATTAGATAAAGTAGAGAATGTTAGGCTAATCGCTCCTTTATCATACCCTGCGTTTGTTTGGTTAATGAATAAATCATATATCATCATTACAGATAGTGGAGGGGTACAAGAAGAAGCTCCTAGTTTAGGAAAACCAGTTTTGGTAATGAGAGACACTACAGAAAGGCCTGAAGCAGTAGAAGCAGGAACGGTTATTTTAGTAGGAACAGATACACAGAAAATTGTAGAGGAGGCAACAGCTTTACTAAGTAATAAAGAAAAATATAACCAAATGAGTGCTTTACACAACCCTTATGGAGATGGAAACGCTTGTAAAAGAATTGTTGAATATATAGAAAACTTAGGATAA
- a CDS encoding oligosaccharide flippase family protein encodes MKQIKKNYIFQVLLQVINFVLPLITVPYVARVLGPEIIGKVSYANSLAYYFYIIASLGLNVYASREVAYNQGDNSKVSSVFSSVVFLKTVILIPLAITYFAIDQSLIWLITFVNILYLFMDISWFFQGIQDFKILFLRNIIIKVLSVVLIFTLVKSTKDIYLYALIMYGSSLIGLLLLIPSLKKHIDLNVFYSNFFKLKNFNYLLLSLPLYIPQLGIDIYNSIDRSFIGYMVNETEVGYYEMSQKIVRVFLILITSLGTVLMPQIASMIKSGKEIKTTIDKSIGFTLFLTCGIVGLLFSLSDFIVTFFLGERFIQSINLLRILSFILLPISIGSIIGTQYMLPIGMDKQYKTPVLIGVTVNIILNIILISAISSNGAAIASVISEFSVMSTMIILTFKKINFLKLINKHNQFFIASALSIILSLIIKIYMSINIFNILFLSSIYVFVYLILSYSLSTFFKRQIKSIKFKH; translated from the coding sequence ATGAAACAGATTAAAAAAAATTATATTTTCCAAGTACTATTACAGGTAATAAATTTTGTACTTCCTTTAATTACAGTTCCTTATGTAGCTAGAGTTTTAGGGCCTGAAATAATTGGAAAAGTTAGTTATGCTAATTCTTTAGCGTATTATTTTTATATAATTGCTAGCTTAGGTCTTAATGTATATGCGTCACGTGAAGTGGCTTATAATCAAGGGGATAATTCAAAAGTGAGTAGTGTGTTTTCTAGTGTTGTTTTTTTAAAAACAGTTATTTTAATACCGTTAGCAATTACATATTTCGCTATAGACCAAAGTTTAATATGGTTAATTACTTTTGTGAATATTCTGTATTTGTTCATGGATATATCGTGGTTTTTTCAAGGAATTCAAGATTTTAAAATACTCTTTTTACGAAATATTATTATCAAAGTATTATCAGTAGTGTTAATTTTTACATTAGTGAAAAGCACAAAGGATATTTACTTATATGCTTTGATAATGTATGGTAGTTCATTAATTGGTTTATTGTTGTTAATACCAAGTCTTAAAAAACACATAGATTTAAATGTTTTTTATAGTAATTTTTTTAAACTAAAAAATTTTAATTATTTATTACTTTCCCTACCCTTATATATTCCACAATTAGGTATTGATATATATAATAGTATTGATAGATCTTTTATTGGGTATATGGTCAATGAAACAGAAGTAGGGTATTATGAAATGTCGCAGAAAATAGTGAGAGTATTCTTGATATTGATTACTTCATTAGGTACTGTTTTAATGCCGCAAATAGCGAGCATGATTAAATCTGGTAAAGAAATCAAAACTACCATAGATAAATCTATAGGCTTTACTTTGTTTCTTACATGTGGAATAGTAGGATTATTGTTTTCTTTGTCAGATTTTATTGTTACTTTCTTTTTAGGAGAGCGCTTTATTCAATCTATTAATTTATTAAGAATTTTATCATTTATTTTATTGCCAATTTCTATAGGTTCTATTATTGGTACTCAATATATGTTGCCTATAGGAATGGATAAACAATATAAAACACCTGTATTGATAGGTGTAACTGTTAATATTATACTTAATATTATTTTAATTAGTGCTATTTCAAGTAATGGAGCTGCAATAGCTTCAGTTATATCAGAATTTTCGGTGATGTCAACAATGATTATTTTAACATTTAAAAAAATTAATTTTTTAAAATTAATAAATAAACACAATCAGTTTTTTATTGCATCTGCTTTGTCAATAATTTTATCTTTGATAATTAAGATATATATGAGTATTAACATTTTTAATATTTTGTTTTTGAGTAGCATTTACGTTTTTGTTTATTTAATATTAAGTTACTCTCTAAGTACTTTTTTTAAGAGGCAAATAAAATCCATTAAATTTAAACATTAA
- a CDS encoding glycosyltransferase has protein sequence MKVCIVFDTLSGYQNKGGAEVQLEKTIEVLKKNNIEVVFYDNSPDTIISCDIVHFFKSLSWYWPIASFCIKHNKPYFVSSIFFITDKYNLVQFYIAKKTKLLGALTVSNIIRLWSNAAYVLPNTTSEESQILNYANARTSIVRNCIDEEYINAAVDKTLLPDKIKILKGNFVLNIGRIEERKNQLRLAIACEKLSIPLVLIGPNNKDNYYDKLMEFDNVIYLGEIWNTSVKKTIINECRLFALPSLLETPGIVAIEAKFLRKKIVITQEGIGTGYFDDYKEIQTINPHSENEIYSAIKNMLVETKESINEVEVPTYEKEIYKIVEFYNKCLNTNI, from the coding sequence ATGAAAGTTTGTATTGTTTTTGATACACTTAGTGGATATCAAAATAAAGGAGGTGCCGAGGTACAACTAGAAAAAACCATTGAAGTTTTAAAAAAGAACAATATAGAGGTTGTTTTTTATGATAATAGTCCGGATACTATTATATCTTGTGATATTGTTCATTTTTTTAAATCATTGTCATGGTATTGGCCTATTGCATCATTTTGCATAAAACATAATAAGCCATATTTTGTGTCGTCAATTTTTTTTATAACGGATAAGTATAATTTAGTTCAATTTTATATAGCAAAAAAAACAAAATTATTAGGCGCACTCACGGTCTCTAATATTATTCGTTTATGGTCTAATGCTGCCTATGTACTTCCTAATACGACATCAGAAGAATCACAAATTTTAAATTATGCAAATGCAAGAACTAGTATAGTTAGAAATTGTATAGATGAAGAATATATTAATGCTGCAGTAGATAAGACTTTGTTACCAGATAAAATTAAAATTTTAAAAGGGAATTTTGTGCTAAATATTGGGAGAATTGAAGAAAGAAAAAATCAATTACGTCTAGCTATTGCTTGTGAAAAACTGAGTATCCCTCTTGTTTTAATTGGCCCTAATAATAAAGATAATTACTATGATAAATTAATGGAGTTTGATAATGTTATTTATCTAGGTGAGATTTGGAATACATCTGTTAAGAAAACAATTATTAATGAATGTAGATTGTTTGCATTACCATCATTACTAGAAACTCCAGGTATTGTTGCTATTGAAGCTAAATTCTTGAGAAAGAAAATTGTAATAACACAAGAAGGGATTGGTACTGGTTATTTTGATGATTATAAAGAAATACAAACAATAAATCCTCATAGCGAGAATGAGATATATTCAGCAATAAAAAATATGTTAGTTGAAACAAAGGAGTCAATCAATGAAGTTGAAGTGCCTACATATGAGAAAGAGATATATAAAATAGTTGAGTTTTATAATAAATGTTTAAATACAAATATATGA
- a CDS encoding glycosyltransferase family 4 protein, giving the protein MNKMNIAIISYGRGGMLHYALDLASILERENNISLFTTEDVSEYLITDRIKIIKDVNLKKFNSAKQVLKKYPNFDIYHFTAFHPSIYSLIFTRKIRLPNVVFTIHDCNIHPYNFKLLKRLKLKLVYNKFLMNILLNKMGMNLCLSTYVAGQVNQKYGVNPLVVRLPNFSDKFKSISKVEKHYFPKINILVFGSIEKYKGIDKVIALINYVNENSIPNIHFTIAGRISKAYTGVFEKLKNTKIYDRYILDSEIDMFFSNADFLIAPYNEVSQSGVVSLALDYHVPIIASDIGSFSEYIKPENGALLIKMCPDSILNAIKEIRKIKEKSIGNIELQRTTQFKKYNNIYENIIKGINETD; this is encoded by the coding sequence ATGAATAAAATGAATATAGCTATTATATCTTATGGTAGAGGAGGAATGCTACATTATGCTTTAGATTTGGCTTCAATTTTAGAGAGAGAAAATAACATATCACTTTTTACTACTGAAGATGTCTCGGAATATCTAATAACTGACAGAATAAAAATTATTAAAGATGTTAATTTAAAGAAGTTTAATTCAGCAAAACAAGTTTTAAAGAAGTATCCAAATTTTGATATTTATCATTTTACTGCTTTCCATCCATCTATATACTCGTTAATTTTTACTAGGAAAATTAGACTACCTAATGTTGTTTTTACAATACATGATTGTAATATACATCCTTACAATTTTAAATTATTAAAGCGTTTAAAATTAAAATTAGTATATAATAAATTTTTAATGAATATTCTTTTAAATAAAATGGGGATGAATTTATGTCTAAGTACTTATGTAGCAGGTCAAGTAAATCAAAAATATGGGGTAAATCCATTGGTTGTGAGGTTACCAAATTTTTCAGATAAATTTAAAAGTATATCTAAAGTAGAAAAACATTATTTTCCAAAAATCAATATTTTGGTTTTTGGAAGTATAGAAAAGTATAAAGGAATTGATAAAGTAATAGCTTTAATTAATTATGTTAATGAAAATAGTATACCCAATATCCATTTTACAATTGCAGGTAGAATTTCAAAAGCATACACAGGAGTTTTCGAAAAATTAAAAAACACTAAAATTTATGATAGATATATATTAGATAGTGAGATAGATATGTTTTTTAGCAATGCTGATTTTTTAATTGCACCTTATAATGAGGTTAGTCAATCAGGTGTAGTTAGCTTAGCTTTAGATTATCATGTACCAATAATAGCTTCAGATATTGGGTCTTTTAGTGAATACATCAAGCCAGAAAATGGTGCTTTGTTAATAAAAATGTGTCCTGACTCCATTTTAAATGCTATTAAAGAAATTAGGAAAATAAAAGAAAAGAGTATTGGAAATATAGAGTTACAAAGGACTACACAGTTTAAAAAATATAATAATATCTATGAAAATATTATAAAAGGAATTAATGAAACAGATTAA
- the wecC gene encoding UDP-N-acetyl-D-mannosamine dehydrogenase: protein MKNPEVVMIGLGYIGLPTAALIASNGTNVYGVDINQKVVDTINAGKIHIVEPSLDKAVATAVANGNLMAATTPVEANTYLIVVPTPFKGKNEPDISFVEAATQAVIPLLKKGDLYIIESTSPIGTTEKMRALIHSERPELKDEIYMAYCPERVLPGNVMYELVHNDRVIGGVNQASTEKAIAFYKNYVKGELHPTNARTAEMCKLVENSSRDVQIAFANELSLICDKANINVWDLINLANKHPRVNILQPGCGVGGHCIAVDPYFIVSDYPMESKIIGTAREVNNYKSFWCAEKVQTEKLKFELKYGRKPTIALMGLAFKPNIDDLRESPAKYIAQKVLQNDNNGEYFIVEPNIDSHNVYKLTPYQQAAEKADIIVLLVAHKEFKELNFGADKVILDFCGVKKVK, encoded by the coding sequence ATGAAAAATCCAGAAGTAGTAATGATAGGTTTAGGGTATATTGGTTTGCCAACAGCAGCTTTGATTGCAAGTAATGGAACCAATGTATATGGGGTAGACATCAATCAAAAAGTGGTAGACACCATCAATGCAGGTAAAATTCACATTGTAGAACCTTCATTAGATAAAGCAGTGGCAACTGCAGTGGCTAATGGGAATTTAATGGCAGCAACAACTCCGGTTGAAGCGAATACCTATTTAATTGTGGTACCAACACCTTTTAAAGGTAAAAATGAGCCAGATATTTCTTTTGTTGAAGCAGCAACCCAAGCTGTTATTCCTTTGTTGAAAAAAGGAGATTTATACATCATAGAATCTACTTCTCCGATAGGGACTACAGAAAAAATGAGAGCTTTAATTCATAGTGAACGCCCTGAATTAAAAGATGAAATATATATGGCTTATTGCCCTGAAAGGGTGTTGCCAGGTAATGTGATGTACGAATTGGTACATAACGATAGAGTAATTGGTGGAGTAAACCAAGCTTCTACAGAAAAAGCGATTGCTTTTTACAAAAATTATGTAAAAGGAGAATTACATCCAACCAACGCACGTACAGCAGAGATGTGTAAGCTAGTAGAAAATTCTTCTAGAGATGTACAAATAGCTTTTGCAAACGAATTATCATTAATCTGTGACAAAGCTAATATCAATGTATGGGATTTAATTAATTTAGCCAACAAACACCCTCGTGTAAATATCTTACAACCAGGTTGTGGGGTTGGAGGACACTGTATTGCGGTAGATCCGTATTTTATTGTGTCAGATTATCCTATGGAGTCTAAAATTATTGGAACAGCTCGTGAGGTAAATAATTATAAATCATTTTGGTGTGCAGAAAAAGTGCAAACAGAAAAATTAAAGTTTGAACTAAAATATGGTCGTAAGCCAACTATCGCTTTAATGGGATTGGCATTTAAACCAAATATTGATGACTTACGTGAGTCTCCAGCAAAATACATTGCTCAAAAAGTATTACAAAACGACAACAATGGCGAATACTTTATTGTAGAACCAAATATAGACTCACACAATGTTTACAAATTAACACCATATCAGCAAGCTGCTGAGAAAGCCGATATTATTGTGTTATTAGTGGCTCACAAAGAATTTAAGGAATTGAATTTTGGAGCAGATAAAGTGATTTTAGATTTTTGTGGGGTAAAAAAAGTAAAATAG
- a CDS encoding type I phosphomannose isomerase catalytic subunit, translating to MINYPIKFTPILKDKIWGGEKLKTVLNKETSLNNVGESWELSSVDGDISVVANGVLKGKKLTELLETYQEQLVGQKVYGEFGNKFPLLFKFIDAKENLSIQLHPNDEIAKKLHNSFGKTEMWFVMDADKNSELNIGFSEAMNPEKYKQAVEDKKILDKLNFEKVTKGDSFFIKEGLVHAIGAGCLIAEIQQTSDITYRIYDWDRVDDQGNERELHTELALEALDYDAVGANKCKYDEEVNQPSNIASCEYFTTNYVKVNNLFTRDLSEVQSFAVYICVGGQGTIEINGNTEEIKRGETVLIPANTQELVVKSEGIELLEVYIKS from the coding sequence ATGATAAATTATCCAATTAAATTCACTCCTATTCTTAAAGATAAAATTTGGGGAGGAGAAAAATTAAAAACTGTATTAAATAAAGAGACATCTTTAAATAATGTAGGAGAAAGCTGGGAATTATCTTCTGTAGATGGAGATATTTCTGTAGTGGCTAATGGAGTTTTAAAAGGAAAAAAATTAACAGAATTACTAGAGACATACCAAGAGCAATTGGTAGGGCAAAAAGTATATGGAGAATTTGGAAATAAATTTCCGTTGTTATTTAAGTTTATTGATGCTAAAGAAAATTTGTCTATTCAATTACATCCAAATGATGAAATAGCTAAAAAATTACACAATTCTTTTGGGAAAACAGAAATGTGGTTTGTGATGGATGCTGATAAAAACTCAGAATTAAACATCGGATTTTCTGAGGCTATGAATCCAGAAAAATATAAACAAGCAGTTGAAGATAAGAAAATATTAGACAAACTAAATTTTGAAAAAGTAACCAAAGGAGATTCTTTCTTTATTAAAGAAGGATTGGTTCATGCCATTGGTGCAGGTTGTTTAATTGCAGAAATTCAACAAACTTCTGATATTACTTATAGAATTTACGATTGGGATAGGGTAGATGATCAAGGAAATGAACGTGAATTACATACCGAATTAGCTTTAGAGGCTTTAGACTATGATGCTGTTGGAGCCAATAAATGTAAATATGATGAAGAGGTAAATCAGCCTTCAAACATTGCTTCTTGCGAATACTTTACAACCAATTATGTTAAAGTTAATAATTTGTTTACGAGAGATTTATCTGAAGTACAGTCGTTTGCCGTGTATATTTGTGTTGGAGGACAAGGAACCATTGAAATAAATGGAAATACAGAAGAAATAAAAAGAGGAGAAACAGTTTTGATTCCTGCCAATACTCAAGAATTAGTAGTAAAATCAGAAGGAATAGAATTATTAGAAGTGTATATCAAATCATAA
- a CDS encoding glycosyltransferase family 2 protein — MISAVVLVYNEEERIVSCLKALKWCSQIIVVDMSSEDNTVELAKSLGAEICIVEKENNFDLLRNVGVEKAIHDWVLMVDADEIIPLKLANWILTELKDPKFDVYRLSRLNYILGEPMKGNGVWPDYQIKLFKKGALEIAGTIHNFIKVEKDSLIFDIPNNEEDMYMYHFTTNSLNVFLDKMKNYTEVQAENEQGNRNPFYVFLKEFLFRFFRTKGFKDKNGLNYSVLLAIYKTVIVLRTKYQKQYDYKSIKSDLLKQYE, encoded by the coding sequence ATGATTAGTGCAGTAGTTTTAGTATATAATGAAGAGGAACGTATTGTTTCTTGTTTAAAAGCACTAAAGTGGTGTAGTCAAATAATTGTAGTTGATATGTCTTCAGAAGATAATACAGTTGAATTAGCTAAATCTTTAGGTGCTGAGATTTGTATTGTTGAGAAAGAAAATAATTTTGATCTACTTAGAAATGTGGGAGTAGAAAAAGCAATACATGATTGGGTATTAATGGTTGATGCAGATGAAATTATTCCTTTAAAGTTAGCTAACTGGATTTTGACAGAACTAAAAGATCCTAAATTCGATGTTTATAGACTTTCTAGACTAAATTATATATTAGGAGAACCAATGAAAGGAAATGGTGTTTGGCCAGATTATCAAATAAAGCTTTTTAAAAAAGGTGCTTTAGAGATAGCTGGTACTATTCATAATTTTATTAAAGTTGAGAAAGACTCTTTAATTTTTGATATACCAAATAACGAAGAAGATATGTATATGTATCATTTTACGACGAATTCATTAAATGTTTTCTTAGATAAAATGAAAAACTATACGGAAGTTCAGGCGGAAAATGAACAAGGAAATAGAAACCCCTTTTATGTCTTTCTAAAAGAATTTCTTTTTAGATTTTTTAGAACTAAAGGATTTAAAGATAAAAATGGTTTAAATTATAGTGTGTTGTTAGCAATATATAAAACAGTAATTGTTTTAAGAACTAAATACCAAAAACAATATGATTATAAAAGTATAAAAAGTGATTTGCTAAAACAATATGAATAA
- a CDS encoding O-antigen polymerase — MLIFYIVSFFTLTVLVVQKQFFTLYFLYTLIWTISVLLLPLFSTVLRHNISEDLAYFLNFHSIFGLIVYFIFGFLKKEHKVEERQKMKKLYLKWVRRVIRISFCLTIVFAINILSRYSNLLINNPWVLREMYFNGDIKLFPSISYTLIFLYLSAFLGSSVLYFREDVGRKIYYLPIISSIIFAVVYIGRNEFVKISLIYFIAILLKNKEIFLFKSLKKIFAILLIVIGVSSILKKGSHIGGENLIHNTLLNIGSYGSGSLLVFDIFTQRVNRDIDFGYGEYTFYPVFRRLASIGFYRADFKLSYMDDFESFINTFTYLRPFYSDFGWFGVYVLSSFFLMIIIYFTQIDSKPKSVKKYLVFISLYPAVLFSIQGLEYQTMEYFTAILLALLLNFVFKFKFL; from the coding sequence ATGTTAATATTTTATATAGTTTCATTTTTTACCCTAACAGTATTAGTTGTTCAAAAACAATTTTTTACGTTATATTTTTTATATACGTTAATTTGGACAATATCAGTGCTGTTACTTCCATTATTTTCGACTGTATTAAGACATAATATTTCGGAAGATTTAGCCTATTTTCTCAATTTTCATTCAATATTTGGTTTGATAGTTTATTTTATTTTTGGTTTTTTAAAAAAAGAACATAAGGTAGAAGAACGACAAAAAATGAAAAAATTATACTTGAAATGGGTAAGAAGAGTGATTCGTATTTCCTTTTGTTTAACAATAGTTTTTGCAATAAATATATTATCTAGATATTCAAATTTATTGATAAATAATCCTTGGGTACTTAGAGAAATGTATTTTAACGGAGATATTAAATTGTTTCCTTCAATTAGTTATACATTAATATTTTTATATTTATCTGCTTTTTTAGGGAGTTCGGTTTTGTATTTTAGAGAAGATGTAGGTAGGAAGATATATTATTTACCCATAATATCTTCTATAATATTTGCAGTAGTTTATATAGGGAGGAATGAATTTGTAAAAATATCACTAATTTATTTTATAGCCATTTTATTAAAAAACAAAGAAATATTTTTATTCAAATCATTAAAAAAAATATTTGCTATTCTTCTTATTGTTATAGGTGTTTCAAGTATTCTAAAAAAAGGTAGCCATATAGGAGGTGAGAATCTTATTCATAATACACTGTTAAATATAGGTTCTTATGGAAGTGGAAGTTTGTTAGTGTTTGATATATTTACCCAAAGAGTAAATAGAGATATAGATTTTGGATATGGAGAGTATACCTTTTATCCTGTTTTCAGGAGACTAGCAAGTATTGGCTTTTATAGAGCAGATTTTAAATTGTCTTATATGGATGATTTTGAGTCTTTTATAAATACGTTTACCTATCTTAGACCTTTTTATAGTGATTTTGGTTGGTTTGGAGTGTATGTATTAAGCTCTTTTTTTTTAATGATAATAATTTATTTTACCCAAATAGATAGTAAGCCTAAATCAGTAAAAAAATACTTAGTCTTTATTTCTTTATATCCTGCTGTTTTATTTAGTATACAAGGCTTAGAGTATCAAACAATGGAGTATTTCACAGCTATTCTATTAGCTTTATTGTTGAATTTTGTTTTTAAATTTAAGTTTTTATGA
- a CDS encoding UDP-glucose dehydrogenase family protein: MNITVVGTGYVGLVTGTCFSEMGNKVICIDIDEKKVEALKKGIIPIYEPGLEPLVKKNVELGNLTFSTDIKEGLENSEVAFIAVGTPMGDDGSADLQYVLAVAKQIGEEMTKPLVVIDKSTVPIGTADKVKATIKAALDKRGADIEFHVVSNPEFLKEGAAVNDFMKPDRVVIGAETEAAFKVMRKLYATFTHNHDRLIEMDVRSAEMTKYAANAMLATKISFMNEIANICEKVGADANKVRIGIGSDNRIGYSFIYPGAGYGGSCFPKDVKALKKIAEENGYKAKLITSVEEVNDAQKVVISNKVIARFGEDLSGYTFGVWGLSFKPGTDDMREAPAIYVIKELVKRGAKVKAYDPKAMHEAQVFYLKGVENVEYVSSKYKALENADAMILLTEWKEFRSPDFMEIKTLLNSPIVFDGRNQYGVFEIEKEGFEYYQIGKA; this comes from the coding sequence ATGAACATTACAGTAGTAGGAACGGGATATGTAGGACTAGTTACTGGAACTTGTTTTTCTGAAATGGGAAATAAAGTAATATGTATTGACATAGATGAAAAAAAAGTTGAAGCATTAAAAAAAGGAATTATTCCTATTTACGAGCCTGGTTTAGAGCCATTGGTAAAGAAAAACGTAGAATTAGGAAACCTGACTTTTAGTACTGATATAAAAGAAGGTTTAGAAAACTCAGAAGTAGCTTTCATTGCTGTTGGTACTCCTATGGGAGATGATGGTTCTGCAGATTTACAATATGTATTGGCGGTAGCTAAGCAAATTGGTGAAGAAATGACAAAACCTTTAGTGGTAATAGACAAATCTACAGTGCCTATTGGAACCGCAGATAAAGTAAAAGCAACTATTAAAGCGGCACTAGATAAAAGAGGAGCAGATATTGAATTTCATGTAGTGTCTAATCCTGAATTTTTAAAAGAAGGAGCAGCTGTAAATGATTTTATGAAACCAGACAGAGTTGTGATAGGAGCAGAAACCGAAGCAGCTTTTAAAGTGATGAGAAAGTTATATGCAACCTTTACACATAATCACGATAGATTGATAGAGATGGATGTGCGTTCTGCAGAAATGACCAAGTATGCCGCAAATGCAATGTTGGCAACTAAAATCTCTTTTATGAATGAGATTGCAAATATTTGTGAAAAGGTTGGGGCAGATGCCAATAAAGTGAGAATTGGAATTGGTTCTGACAATAGAATTGGGTATAGTTTTATTTATCCAGGAGCTGGATACGGAGGTTCTTGTTTTCCTAAAGATGTAAAGGCCTTAAAGAAAATAGCAGAAGAAAATGGATACAAAGCTAAATTGATTACTTCTGTTGAAGAGGTGAATGATGCACAAAAAGTGGTCATCTCAAATAAAGTCATTGCTAGATTTGGTGAAGATTTATCAGGATACACCTTTGGTGTATGGGGATTATCTTTTAAACCAGGAACGGATGATATGCGTGAGGCACCAGCCATTTATGTAATCAAAGAATTGGTGAAAAGAGGAGCAAAAGTAAAAGCTTATGACCCTAAAGCCATGCATGAAGCACAAGTATTTTATTTAAAAGGAGTGGAGAATGTAGAGTATGTGTCTTCTAAATACAAAGCTTTAGAAAATGCCGATGCGATGATTTTATTAACAGAATGGAAAGAATTTAGATCTCCTGATTTTATGGAAATAAAGACTTTGTTAAACTCGCCTATAGTATTTGACGGTAGAAATCAATATGGAGTGTTTGAAATAGAAAAAGAAGGATTTGAATATTATCAAATAGGAAAAGCATAA